A region of Pyxidicoccus parkwaysis DNA encodes the following proteins:
- a CDS encoding sensor histidine kinase, producing MSALALQERTARLHAAQLQSSRRRVDALFAWLMGVQWMCGVGATFVFAPHAWEQPQRPDVQVALIAGTALSLLVVALARWRPGSVLSRQGMAVAQMLWSALLIHLTGGRLDTHFHVFASLALLAFYRDAWVLLSASVTTLLDPVARSFGWPPPVHGAMDPEWWRVLEQAVWLLVMNAVFLAACHLFQREAWETAERQAESEVAHEQKLQVQQRALLRVEQELRELQQQHARSEKLATVGQMAASISHELRNPLAAARTALSCVLLRVAKLQDSLSDSRILHYLDVTERELAVCARIISDVLDFARERPLQLAPCALHPLVDEVLGVVPRRAGVRLVNAVPESLPVPTLDREMLRMVLVNLVQNGMEAVVPGNGGTVRIHAEGGAEAPWRIRVVDDGPGIPAEMLPRIFEPLFTTKTQGSGLGLAIVSALVHKHGGVLSVRSEVGQGTEFLIELPAAVLVQSA from the coding sequence ATGAGCGCACTGGCCCTTCAGGAGCGCACGGCCCGGCTTCACGCGGCCCAGCTCCAGAGCAGCAGGCGGCGGGTGGACGCGCTCTTCGCGTGGCTGATGGGAGTCCAGTGGATGTGCGGCGTGGGTGCGACGTTCGTGTTCGCTCCGCACGCGTGGGAGCAGCCGCAGAGGCCTGATGTGCAGGTGGCGCTCATCGCGGGCACGGCGCTGAGCCTGCTGGTGGTGGCCCTGGCGCGCTGGCGTCCGGGCTCGGTGCTCTCGAGGCAGGGCATGGCAGTGGCGCAGATGCTCTGGTCCGCGCTGCTCATCCACCTCACGGGTGGACGTCTCGACACGCACTTCCATGTCTTCGCGTCGCTGGCGCTGCTCGCCTTCTACCGCGACGCGTGGGTGCTGCTCTCCGCGAGCGTCACCACCCTCCTGGACCCTGTCGCGCGGAGCTTCGGTTGGCCCCCACCCGTCCACGGCGCGATGGACCCGGAGTGGTGGCGCGTCCTGGAGCAGGCCGTCTGGTTGCTCGTCATGAACGCCGTGTTCCTCGCGGCGTGCCATCTCTTCCAGCGCGAGGCCTGGGAGACCGCCGAGCGCCAGGCCGAGTCAGAAGTCGCGCACGAGCAGAAGCTCCAGGTGCAACAGCGGGCCCTGCTGCGCGTCGAGCAGGAACTGCGCGAGCTCCAGCAGCAGCACGCGCGAAGCGAGAAACTGGCCACCGTGGGGCAGATGGCCGCCAGCATCAGCCATGAATTGCGCAACCCGCTGGCCGCCGCGCGCACGGCGCTGTCCTGCGTGCTGCTGCGGGTGGCGAAGCTCCAGGACTCGCTGTCGGACTCGCGCATCCTCCACTACCTCGACGTCACCGAGCGCGAGCTGGCGGTGTGCGCGCGCATCATCTCCGACGTGCTGGACTTCGCGCGCGAGCGGCCGCTCCAGCTCGCGCCCTGCGCGCTGCACCCGCTGGTGGACGAGGTGCTCGGCGTGGTGCCCCGTCGCGCGGGGGTGCGGCTCGTCAACGCGGTGCCCGAGTCACTGCCCGTGCCCACGCTGGACCGCGAGATGTTGCGCATGGTGCTGGTGAACCTGGTGCAGAACGGCATGGAGGCGGTGGTCCCCGGCAACGGCGGCACCGTACGCATCCACGCCGAGGGGGGCGCCGAGGCCCCCTGGCGCATCCGCGTGGTGGACGACGGGCCGGGCATTCCCGCCGAGATGCTGCCGCGAATCTTCGAGCCGCTCTTCACCACGAAGACGCAGGGCTCGGGACTGGGGCTCGCCATCGTCTCCGCGCTGGTGCACAAGCACGGCGGCGTCCTCTCCGTGCGCAGCGAGGTGGGCCAGGGCACGGAGTTCCTCATCGAGCTGCCCGCCGCCGTGCTCGTGCAGTCCGCGTGA